One window of the Methylovirgula sp. HY1 genome contains the following:
- a CDS encoding glutathione binding-like protein: MIDLYYWTTPNGHKITMFLEEAGVPYEIHPVNIGKGEQFTAEFLAVAPNNRIPAIVDRAPKDGGAPISVFESGAILLYLAEKTGRFLASDLRVRVETLEWLFWQMGGLGPMAGQNHHFSQYAPEKIPYAIERYVKETNRLYGVLDKRLAARSFLAGDYSIADMACYPWIVPYERQGQKLEDFPNLKRWFEAIKARPATVAAYAKAAAVNPAVSTPMDEAAKKILFGQTATQA, translated from the coding sequence ATGATCGATCTCTATTATTGGACCACGCCTAACGGCCACAAGATCACGATGTTTCTCGAAGAGGCAGGTGTACCTTATGAGATTCATCCGGTGAATATCGGCAAGGGCGAGCAGTTCACCGCCGAATTTTTGGCCGTCGCGCCGAACAATCGGATTCCGGCGATCGTCGATCGCGCGCCGAAAGACGGCGGCGCGCCAATCTCGGTTTTCGAGTCGGGAGCCATATTGCTTTATCTCGCCGAGAAGACCGGCCGCTTCCTCGCGAGCGATCTACGCGTCAGGGTCGAGACGCTCGAATGGCTGTTCTGGCAAATGGGTGGTCTCGGACCCATGGCCGGACAAAATCATCATTTCTCGCAATATGCGCCGGAAAAGATTCCTTATGCGATCGAGCGCTATGTGAAGGAGACGAACCGCCTCTATGGCGTGCTCGACAAGCGGCTCGCCGCGCGTTCCTTCCTCGCCGGCGACTATTCGATCGCCGATATGGCCTGCTATCCCTGGATCGTACCCTATGAAAGACAAGGCCAGAAGCTCGAGGATTTTCCCAATCTGAAGCGCTGGTTCGAAGCGATCAAGGCGCGTCCGGCGACGGTCGCCGCCTATGCCAAGGCGGCGGCGGTCAATCCGGCTGTCAGCACCCCAATGGACGAAGCTGCGAAGAAAATTCTGTTCGGCCAGACTGCGACGCAGGCATGA
- a CDS encoding CHRD domain-containing protein, with the protein MSRLLSISTAHREKSPIRTAGLAAAALAGLLATTAPSFAEIIHLTAKLSGANEVPPNVTKGTGTLTATYDTKTMKLDWNLPYSGLTGPVIAAHFHGPAMPGKNAPVLVPMMNVEKSPITGSAMLTRAQAKDLLHGEVYVNIHTHAHALGEIRGQVMKAKK; encoded by the coding sequence ATGTCTCGTCTCTTGTCAATTTCGACGGCGCATAGAGAAAAAAGCCCGATCCGGACCGCTGGGCTGGCGGCCGCAGCCTTGGCAGGACTGCTGGCCACGACCGCGCCCTCCTTTGCGGAGATCATCCATCTTACTGCGAAGCTGAGTGGCGCCAATGAGGTGCCACCCAACGTAACCAAGGGGACCGGCACTTTGACCGCGACCTATGATACGAAAACCATGAAGCTCGACTGGAATCTTCCCTATTCTGGTCTCACCGGGCCGGTGATCGCGGCGCATTTTCACGGGCCGGCCATGCCTGGCAAAAACGCACCCGTCCTGGTGCCTATGATGAATGTCGAAAAAAGCCCGATCACGGGATCGGCCATGCTCACCAGGGCGCAAGCCAAGGATCTCCTGCACGGGGAGGTCTATGTCAACATCCACACCCATGCGCATGCGCTGGGCGAGATCCGCGGCCAGGTGATGAAGGCAAAAAAATAG
- the mutM gene encoding bifunctional DNA-formamidopyrimidine glycosylase/DNA-(apurinic or apyrimidinic site) lyase encodes MPELPEVETVRRGLAPALIGAQLVFVDQRRPDLRFPFPENFVARLTGRRVEALGRRAKYLLADLDDAQVLVMHLGMSGSFRIEDESAAPRGDLGPFKRKDTAHDHVEFRLSTGKRIIYNDPRRFGFMQIIPRKTLFEHPLFRNVGIEPLGNELDGAALARLFAGKAAPLKAALLDQTLIAGLGNIYVSEALHRAGLSPRRAAGSLARKDGKPTERAHVLARVIRDVLEEAVAAGGSSLRDHRQADGALGYFQHSFRVYDREGAACPRAGCGGTVKRVVQSGRASFFCGSCQR; translated from the coding sequence ATGCCCGAATTGCCGGAAGTCGAAACCGTTCGCCGCGGCCTGGCCCCGGCGCTGATCGGTGCGCAGCTTGTTTTCGTCGATCAGCGGCGGCCGGATCTGCGCTTTCCCTTCCCCGAGAATTTTGTTGCGCGCTTGACGGGCCGGCGAGTCGAGGCGCTGGGGCGGCGGGCGAAATATCTGCTCGCCGATCTCGACGATGCCCAAGTTCTCGTCATGCATCTCGGCATGTCCGGCTCCTTCCGCATCGAGGACGAGAGTGCGGCGCCGCGTGGCGATCTTGGTCCCTTCAAGCGGAAGGATACGGCGCATGACCATGTCGAATTTCGGCTCTCGACCGGCAAGCGCATCATCTACAATGATCCGCGCCGCTTCGGCTTCATGCAGATCATCCCGCGAAAGACTTTGTTCGAGCACCCGCTGTTTCGCAATGTCGGCATCGAGCCGCTCGGCAATGAACTCGACGGCGCGGCGCTGGCGCGCCTCTTCGCCGGCAAAGCGGCGCCCTTGAAGGCTGCCTTGCTCGATCAGACCTTGATTGCCGGGCTCGGCAATATTTATGTCAGCGAGGCGCTGCATCGCGCCGGCCTGTCGCCGCGCCGCGCCGCCGGTAGTCTCGCGCGCAAGGACGGCAAGCCGACAGAACGCGCGCATGTGCTGGCCCGCGTCATTCGCGACGTGCTTGAAGAGGCGGTTGCCGCCGGTGGCTCGTCCCTGCGCGACCATCGCCAGGCCGATGGCGCGCTCGGCTATTTCCAGCATAGTTTTCGGGTCTATGACCGGGAGGGCGCGGCCTGTCCGCGCGCCGGCTGCGGCGGTACCGTCAAACGGGTCGTGCAATCCGGCCGCGCCAGCTTCTTCTGTGGCAGCTGCCAGAGATAG
- the ubiE gene encoding bifunctional demethylmenaquinone methyltransferase/2-methoxy-6-polyprenyl-1,4-benzoquinol methylase UbiE has product MEETHFGFTQVPLDDKQRRVDQVFHRVAARYDMMNDLMSGFLHRAWKDRLVTQLQPPKARVFHHLDVAGGTGDVAFRVARAGGLKTDVTVLDINSDMLDVGRERATKKDLARQVSFIEGNAEALPFPDSEFDGYTIAFGIRNVPRIDLALSEAYRVLRRGGRFLCLEFSNVDIAALDRLYEAYSFRAIPKIGQLVTGDAEAYRYLVESIRRFPPAEEFRNMIANAGFDRASFVKMSGGIVAIHSGWKL; this is encoded by the coding sequence ATGGAAGAGACCCATTTCGGCTTTACCCAAGTGCCCTTGGACGATAAGCAACGCCGCGTCGATCAAGTGTTTCATCGGGTTGCGGCCCGCTATGACATGATGAACGATCTGATGTCGGGCTTTCTGCATCGGGCCTGGAAAGACCGGCTCGTCACGCAACTACAGCCACCGAAGGCGCGGGTCTTTCACCATCTCGATGTGGCCGGCGGCACTGGCGACGTCGCCTTCCGCGTGGCGCGCGCCGGCGGTTTGAAGACGGACGTCACCGTCCTCGATATCAATTCAGATATGTTGGATGTCGGCCGCGAGCGCGCGACCAAAAAAGATCTCGCCCGCCAAGTCAGTTTCATCGAAGGTAATGCCGAGGCCCTGCCCTTTCCCGACTCCGAGTTCGATGGCTATACGATCGCCTTCGGCATCCGCAATGTGCCGCGCATCGATCTGGCATTGAGCGAGGCCTATCGCGTGTTGCGACGCGGCGGCCGCTTTCTCTGCCTCGAATTTTCCAATGTCGACATTGCCGCGCTCGACCGGCTTTACGAAGCCTATTCGTTTCGGGCCATTCCAAAGATCGGTCAGCTTGTGACCGGCGATGCGGAGGCCTATCGCTATCTCGTCGAATCGATCCGTCGCTTTCCTCCGGCGGAAGAGTTTCGCAACATGATCGCGAATGCCGGGTTCGACCGCGCCTCTTTCGTCAAGATGAGCGGCGGCATCGTCGCCATCCATTCCGGCTGGAAGCTGTAG
- a CDS encoding L,D-transpeptidase, with amino-acid sequence MTDLTRRSLIYGSAASAAALGLAGCTSTSPNSPPTAAVPQYPKDLSPPADQAMSENMSVGPLPHERYVAMYGPVTGDRFPIPAVKLSIIKPPFLRQVVDYETDQGPGTIIVDPAHHFLYHVLGAGKAMRYGVGVGRAGFAWAGDAVIKNKQEWPDRYPPKEMIERQPELKKQLAQLQSGLGMAGGPRNPLGVRAMYLWQGNKDTLYRIHGTTEPWSIGKSVSSGCIRMINQDVIDLYGRTPAGTKVIVRSTPGAARVG; translated from the coding sequence ATGACCGATTTGACCCGCCGCAGCTTGATTTACGGTTCCGCCGCTAGCGCGGCAGCGCTCGGCCTCGCCGGATGCACCTCCACCTCTCCAAATTCGCCGCCGACGGCTGCCGTGCCGCAATATCCGAAAGATCTGTCGCCGCCGGCCGATCAGGCAATGTCCGAGAACATGTCGGTCGGACCTTTGCCGCATGAGCGCTATGTCGCGATGTATGGACCGGTGACCGGCGATCGCTTCCCGATCCCGGCCGTCAAACTCTCGATCATCAAACCGCCGTTTCTGCGCCAGGTCGTCGATTACGAAACCGACCAAGGACCGGGGACGATCATCGTCGATCCGGCGCATCATTTTCTCTACCATGTGCTCGGCGCCGGCAAGGCGATGCGCTACGGCGTCGGCGTCGGCCGGGCAGGCTTTGCCTGGGCCGGCGATGCGGTCATCAAGAACAAGCAGGAATGGCCGGACCGGTATCCGCCGAAGGAAATGATCGAACGTCAGCCGGAACTGAAGAAGCAATTGGCGCAGTTGCAGAGCGGCCTCGGCATGGCCGGCGGCCCGCGCAACCCGCTCGGCGTCCGCGCCATGTATCTCTGGCAAGGCAATAAGGACACGCTCTATCGGATTCACGGCACGACCGAGCCCTGGTCCATCGGCAAGAGCGTGTCGTCCGGCTGTATCCGCATGATCAATCAAGATGTGATCGATCTCTATGGCAGGACGCCGGCTGGCACCAAAGTCATAGTCCGCAGCACCCCTGGCGCCGCCCGCGTCGGGTGA
- a CDS encoding PadR family transcriptional regulator, with amino-acid sequence MHSHNTGYGAPGQGMRGRGHPFRREGGRGGRLFEQGDLRWVILKLVAERPAHGYELIKAIEDRLGGAYAPSPGTIYPTLTLLEELGYVAITETDGPRKLYAVTEAGRAALAEEKQTVDAIFAKMADIEARYGGGPPPQILRAYENLKTALKLRVGRGSLTVAEVARVAELLDEAAKAVENT; translated from the coding sequence ATGCATTCTCACAACACGGGATACGGCGCTCCGGGACAAGGCATGCGCGGGCGGGGTCATCCGTTCCGCCGGGAGGGCGGCCGTGGCGGCCGGCTCTTCGAGCAGGGCGATTTGCGCTGGGTGATCCTGAAACTGGTCGCGGAGCGGCCGGCGCATGGCTACGAGCTCATCAAAGCCATCGAGGATCGGCTGGGTGGGGCTTATGCGCCAAGCCCCGGCACCATCTATCCGACTCTCACGCTTCTCGAAGAGTTGGGTTATGTCGCGATCACCGAGACGGATGGGCCACGCAAGCTCTATGCGGTTACCGAGGCCGGTCGTGCGGCGCTCGCCGAGGAAAAGCAGACGGTGGATGCGATCTTCGCGAAAATGGCCGATATCGAGGCGCGCTACGGTGGCGGACCGCCGCCGCAAATTCTTCGCGCTTACGAGAATCTGAAGACGGCGCTGAAATTGCGGGTCGGGCGTGGCAGTCTGACTGTGGCCGAGGTCGCCCGCGTCGCCGAACTCCTCGACGAGGCTGCCAAGGCGGTCGAGAACACATGA
- a CDS encoding DUF2946 family protein, whose amino-acid sequence MSGRFRNKTEPSRPALSAASAQRHVAAWLAILALYLQIAAAGLCTCGLPVLTDASAGPDAFPICHSQSGDQAQTQSNHAPAHHHQQDCPFCTAHCHAAMVVTPAISGLDSIYAVATTSALAPFIIPQATRFPVGAPPRGPPASA is encoded by the coding sequence GTGTCCGGTCGCTTCCGCAACAAAACAGAGCCGTCACGACCCGCGTTGAGTGCGGCGTCGGCACAGCGGCATGTCGCGGCATGGCTGGCGATCCTCGCCCTTTATCTGCAGATCGCCGCGGCGGGCCTCTGCACCTGCGGCCTGCCGGTTCTCACTGACGCCTCGGCCGGTCCCGATGCCTTCCCGATCTGTCATTCGCAGAGCGGCGACCAAGCGCAGACGCAGAGCAATCACGCGCCGGCGCATCATCATCAACAAGATTGCCCCTTCTGCACGGCCCATTGTCATGCCGCAATGGTCGTCACGCCTGCGATCAGCGGGCTCGACAGCATCTACGCCGTTGCAACGACCAGCGCGCTGGCGCCTTTCATTATCCCGCAAGCCACGCGCTTTCCCGTCGGGGCGCCGCCGCGCGGCCCTCCCGCTTCAGCATGA